One region of Natronorubrum aibiense genomic DNA includes:
- a CDS encoding deoxyuridine 5'-triphosphate nucleotidohydrolase — MFRSGAFVADHVSPTAVEQVQPNGVDLTLDVVFEQLEPGRIGRDDKQIGDRIARPLEELEQKDPDTFYLPEGAYVARYGERIRIPEGHVGFVYPRSSLMRNSCMLNTAVWDAGYEGRGEGLLQVHHDVEIERGARIAQLVLAEANHEDVYDGSYQGENLE, encoded by the coding sequence ATGTTCCGTTCCGGTGCGTTCGTTGCCGACCACGTTTCGCCGACGGCTGTCGAACAGGTACAGCCAAACGGCGTCGACCTCACGTTAGACGTCGTCTTCGAGCAACTCGAGCCGGGTCGTATCGGTCGCGACGACAAACAGATCGGCGACCGGATCGCCCGCCCACTCGAGGAACTCGAGCAGAAAGACCCCGATACCTTCTATCTCCCCGAAGGGGCCTACGTCGCCCGCTACGGCGAGCGGATTCGGATTCCCGAGGGGCATGTCGGTTTCGTCTACCCGCGCTCGTCGCTGATGCGAAACTCGTGTATGCTGAATACGGCCGTCTGGGACGCCGGCTACGAGGGCCGCGGCGAGGGGCTGTTGCAGGTCCACCACGACGTTGAGATCGAACGCGGGGCCCGGATCGCCCAGTTGGTCCTCGCCGAAGCCAACCACGAGGACGTCTACGACGGAAGCTATCAGGGCGAGAACCTCGAGTAG
- a CDS encoding thioredoxin family protein — protein sequence MTPRKTLTIALLIMALGIGYYSMNTASVLSDESHTYHGDTAWKTDVDEAMETAAAEDKPVLVYFWTTWCTYCEDYNKNAYVDPDVNDRLDDFVLLAVNLDDSSPEAKDLQQRYNANYPPQHVAITPDGELLVEINGYAETDSFIAYLDEAQSEWESR from the coding sequence GTGACACCACGAAAAACCCTCACGATCGCACTTCTTATCATGGCCCTCGGGATTGGATACTATTCGATGAATACAGCATCCGTACTGAGTGATGAATCACACACATATCATGGAGACACTGCATGGAAAACAGATGTAGACGAAGCGATGGAAACCGCTGCCGCGGAAGACAAACCGGTCCTCGTCTACTTCTGGACGACGTGGTGTACCTACTGTGAAGACTACAACAAGAACGCCTACGTCGATCCGGACGTCAACGACCGGCTCGACGACTTCGTTCTCCTCGCGGTGAATCTCGACGATAGTAGTCCGGAGGCGAAAGATCTCCAGCAACGATACAACGCGAACTACCCGCCCCAGCACGTCGCGATCACGCCCGACGGAGAACTGTTGGTAGAAATCAATGGATACGCCGAGACGGACTCGTTCATCGCGTATCTCGACGAAGCACAATCGGAGTGGGAGAGTCGATGA
- a CDS encoding heme exporter protein CcmB yields the protein MIDGLRKYTRVVLEVIRKDLLIELRSKQVLNTAVVFALLVVVIFAFSFARSFTDVGVVGSGALWIAFIFAGTFGVSQSATAETADAGLDGLLLLPVDRSAIYVGKVLSNTVFTTAVAVITFVCTVIFLEFTVPLDVVPILLVVFVLAAFGFTSTGVLIATMTARARLRELLLPLLLVPLVVPVLLAGVELTRVLTEGYVTWQWLQLLLVYDGLLFLTGLVTFEYVVER from the coding sequence ATGATCGACGGCCTCCGCAAGTACACCCGCGTCGTGCTCGAGGTCATCCGCAAGGACCTGCTCATCGAGTTGCGCTCGAAGCAGGTACTCAACACGGCGGTCGTGTTCGCGTTGCTGGTCGTCGTCATCTTCGCGTTCAGTTTCGCCCGATCGTTCACGGACGTCGGCGTCGTCGGAAGCGGCGCGCTCTGGATCGCGTTCATCTTCGCGGGGACCTTCGGCGTCAGCCAGAGCGCAACGGCAGAGACAGCCGACGCGGGACTCGACGGCCTTCTCCTGTTGCCCGTCGACCGATCGGCGATCTACGTCGGAAAAGTGCTGAGCAACACCGTCTTTACGACGGCCGTTGCGGTCATCACGTTCGTCTGTACCGTCATTTTCCTCGAGTTTACGGTCCCACTCGACGTCGTTCCGATACTGCTGGTGGTCTTCGTGCTGGCTGCGTTCGGATTCACGTCGACCGGCGTCCTCATCGCGACGATGACCGCCCGGGCTCGGCTTCGCGAACTCCTGTTACCCCTCTTGCTCGTGCCGCTCGTCGTTCCCGTGTTGCTCGCCGGTGTCGAACTCACGCGTGTGCTTACGGAGGGCTATGTGACGTGGCAGTGGCTTCAACTTTTGCTCGTGTACGATGGACTGCTGTTTCTCACCGGATTAGTGACGTTCGAATACGTGGTCGAACGTTGA
- a CDS encoding cytochrome c maturation protein CcmE domain-containing protein: MKRRNKLLFVGVGILLLLGTLGVTVMNASAEFVTPTAVDDGEYEGEWVNLEGQATDIEQTGEEIRFSVSDNNTSVDVVYEGTMPETMAENRIVVAKGAVEDGTLQATELSVRAHDDEDGDPPEEHA, translated from the coding sequence GTGAAACGACGGAACAAGCTCCTCTTCGTCGGCGTCGGGATTCTATTGCTCCTCGGCACCCTAGGAGTGACGGTGATGAACGCGTCCGCAGAGTTCGTTACACCAACGGCTGTTGACGACGGCGAGTACGAGGGCGAATGGGTTAATCTCGAGGGCCAAGCGACTGACATCGAACAGACGGGCGAGGAGATCAGATTCTCCGTCTCGGACAATAACACGTCGGTTGATGTTGTCTACGAGGGCACGATGCCCGAAACGATGGCCGAAAACCGGATCGTCGTCGCGAAAGGAGCCGTCGAGGATGGGACACTTCAGGCGACCGAACTCTCGGTCAGGGCCCACGACGACGAAGACGGCGACCCACCCGAAGAACACGCCTAA
- a CDS encoding carboxypeptidase-like regulatory domain-containing protein encodes MSHKHTFVTVLASLALIALVSIALVPGAVAEESYSGTVTVADGSAEGDNITITPLDAGYNAVDDPTETTIENGSFSYERADNASVYFIKLEHAGAAHYELVTDGQEPTITLNETATGTLVDEDGDPVSNATINVTSEHGPPVDQLTVDDGSFTLEPLQPDRTYPIRIEANGAVYERTLSTGDGSVDATYELPEPTADRDVLHLGGGQPVNHLLRVGPTQNGSGLFVVETVSLENSADRPYAGPVEFAVPSDAEVVTGMVQEERTEVTVENGTATVDASIDAGEKADVSVFYRLEDQELEKPVGYDVEQFAISFVEYDLSQVEFSDNLVEADAPMPMVMNTNALEADERIAVSIDERGAVAGDERGDDSQGDELPVGLLSAAFVGIVVVGLLAYRRL; translated from the coding sequence ATGTCACACAAACATACATTTGTTACAGTACTCGCATCGCTTGCACTCATCGCACTCGTCTCGATCGCGCTGGTTCCCGGCGCTGTCGCCGAGGAGTCGTATTCCGGCACCGTGACCGTCGCAGACGGCTCCGCGGAGGGAGACAACATTACCATTACGCCGCTCGATGCGGGGTACAACGCAGTCGATGATCCAACCGAGACGACCATCGAGAACGGCTCGTTCAGCTACGAGCGGGCCGACAACGCGTCAGTGTACTTCATCAAACTCGAGCACGCCGGTGCAGCTCACTACGAACTCGTCACCGACGGTCAGGAGCCGACGATTACCCTGAACGAAACGGCAACCGGAACGCTCGTCGACGAGGACGGCGATCCAGTCTCGAACGCGACCATCAACGTCACGAGCGAGCACGGGCCGCCGGTCGATCAGCTGACGGTCGATGACGGCTCGTTTACCCTCGAGCCACTCCAGCCCGATCGAACGTATCCGATTCGTATCGAAGCGAACGGCGCTGTCTACGAGCGGACGCTCTCGACCGGAGATGGATCCGTCGACGCCACGTACGAGCTTCCGGAGCCGACTGCCGACCGGGACGTGTTACACCTCGGCGGTGGACAGCCCGTGAACCACCTGCTGCGGGTCGGACCCACCCAGAACGGGTCGGGACTGTTCGTCGTCGAAACCGTCTCGCTCGAGAACAGTGCAGACCGCCCCTACGCCGGTCCTGTCGAGTTTGCGGTGCCGTCGGATGCCGAAGTCGTCACGGGAATGGTTCAAGAGGAGCGTACTGAAGTCACCGTCGAGAACGGAACGGCAACGGTCGACGCCTCGATCGATGCCGGCGAGAAGGCTGATGTTTCGGTCTTCTACCGGCTCGAAGACCAAGAACTCGAGAAACCGGTCGGATACGACGTCGAGCAGTTTGCCATCTCGTTTGTCGAGTACGACCTGAGTCAGGTCGAGTTCTCGGATAACCTCGTCGAAGCGGACGCGCCGATGCCAATGGTGATGAACACCAACGCCCTCGAAGCGGACGAACGGATCGCTGTGAGCATCGATGAGCGCGGGGCGGTCGCCGGCGACGAACGGGGAGACGACTCGCAGGGCGATGAGCTACCTGTCGGGCTCTTGAGCGCTGCGTTCGTCGGAATCGTGGTCGTAGGACTGCTCGCGTACCGACGGCTGTAG
- a CDS encoding HalOD1 output domain-containing protein → MDAQHSMTVTAADEQRPSMAVVSLVATVTDTDPLELEPLYDAVDPEALDSLCTPTNGVSSLSFEYAGYTVVVERADDGIDISLESVTVGLESARGVADSGPSA, encoded by the coding sequence ATGGACGCTCAGCACTCGATGACAGTGACGGCTGCAGATGAACAACGGCCGAGCATGGCCGTCGTCTCTCTTGTCGCAACGGTCACCGACACCGATCCACTCGAACTCGAGCCGCTCTATGACGCGGTCGATCCCGAAGCACTCGACTCGCTCTGTACGCCCACCAACGGCGTATCCTCCCTTTCATTCGAGTATGCGGGCTATACCGTCGTCGTCGAACGGGCCGACGACGGCATCGACATCTCACTCGAGTCGGTCACGGTCGGACTCGAGAGCGCTCGCGGGGTTGCCGACTCCGGGCCGTCGGCGTAA
- a CDS encoding copper resistance protein CopD: MVDIFLAQTIHLIFAALWAGSVCFVALVVLPLARDGAFNTTKPLEVISGKLTMISRVSALVLLLSGGHLAGMRYTTESLFGSTNGHLVLTMVALWAILAGLVEVGAKRFEAGLNGKKLREPAGDALPLYRIAAVVSIALLVVGGMITTNVARLL, translated from the coding sequence ATGGTTGATATATTCCTCGCCCAGACGATTCACCTCATATTCGCCGCGCTCTGGGCCGGTAGCGTCTGTTTCGTCGCGCTCGTCGTCTTGCCACTCGCGCGCGACGGCGCGTTCAACACGACGAAGCCGCTCGAAGTCATCTCGGGCAAACTGACGATGATTTCGCGCGTGAGCGCCCTCGTGTTATTGCTCTCAGGAGGTCACCTTGCCGGAATGCGGTACACGACCGAGAGCCTCTTCGGGTCGACGAACGGCCACCTCGTGCTCACGATGGTCGCGCTGTGGGCGATTCTGGCCGGTCTCGTCGAGGTCGGCGCGAAGCGCTTCGAGGCGGGACTCAACGGGAAGAAACTGCGCGAACCGGCCGGCGATGCCTTGCCACTGTATCGGATCGCCGCAGTCGTTTCCATCGCGTTGCTCGTCGTCGGTGGGATGATCACGACGAACGTCGCGCGACTCCTGTAA
- a CDS encoding metal-dependent hydrolase, with protein sequence MMATTHVFAGLAVVAPVAYALPDFAAPLAIGAILGGLAPDFDLVAAHRRTLHFPVAGLAVAVPAVGVAIAVPSSGTVAVAACAVSMWIHAASDALGGGPEMDPWNDQSDRAVYDHVRGRWLRPRRWIRYDGAPEDAALAVSLAVPALVVFDGWVQTVAAVCLAVSLAYTLVRRRLVTWLPDWLE encoded by the coding sequence ATGATGGCGACCACGCACGTCTTCGCCGGACTCGCCGTCGTCGCGCCGGTCGCCTACGCCCTCCCCGACTTCGCGGCCCCGCTCGCGATCGGGGCGATCCTCGGCGGCCTCGCGCCCGATTTCGACCTCGTCGCAGCCCATCGGCGGACGCTGCACTTCCCGGTCGCCGGGCTCGCGGTCGCCGTTCCAGCGGTCGGCGTGGCGATCGCGGTTCCCTCGAGTGGCACCGTCGCAGTCGCGGCGTGTGCCGTCTCGATGTGGATTCACGCCGCAAGCGACGCGTTGGGCGGTGGTCCGGAGATGGACCCCTGGAACGACCAGAGCGACCGGGCCGTCTACGACCACGTCCGCGGACGGTGGCTCCGGCCGCGCCGGTGGATCCGCTACGACGGCGCCCCCGAAGACGCCGCGCTCGCCGTCTCGTTGGCGGTACCCGCGCTGGTCGTCTTCGACGGCTGGGTACAGACAGTGGCCGCCGTCTGTCTCGCCGTCTCGCTCGCGTACACGCTGGTCCGACGGCGGCTGGTAACGTGGTTGCCGGACTGGCTCGAGTGA
- a CDS encoding cytochrome c biogenesis CcdA family protein — MLETPGLVAVFVAGILTALTPCCLPMIPPLLAGSTGHRFRPLAIVAGSIASFTVLGIATALVGSLTPDSFRLPFVAMIIVFGAVMADDDLHTAYTTYASRVTGSVTRFTTAIETSHHPLVGGFVLGLFLGVIWLPCVGPVLGSVLAFVGASGETTQSATLLFTYGVGFSGPLLVVAYGGKRAGSVLTGHVQSLDRPALVRRLSGYALVVTGIGLLFELDKALLAALIQ, encoded by the coding sequence ATGCTCGAGACGCCGGGACTGGTTGCAGTTTTCGTCGCAGGGATACTCACTGCACTCACACCGTGTTGTCTCCCGATGATCCCCCCGTTACTCGCGGGAAGCACCGGACACCGGTTTCGGCCGCTTGCGATCGTCGCCGGGAGTATCGCGTCGTTTACCGTGCTCGGAATCGCCACGGCGCTGGTCGGCTCGCTGACGCCCGATTCGTTTCGGCTGCCGTTCGTGGCGATGATCATCGTCTTCGGTGCGGTGATGGCCGATGACGATCTCCACACCGCGTACACGACGTACGCGTCACGAGTTACCGGATCGGTAACGCGGTTTACGACCGCCATCGAAACGTCTCATCACCCACTCGTCGGTGGCTTCGTGCTCGGACTGTTTCTCGGCGTCATCTGGTTGCCGTGTGTCGGACCCGTACTCGGGAGCGTGCTCGCGTTCGTCGGCGCGTCCGGCGAGACAACACAGAGTGCAACGCTACTTTTCACGTACGGAGTCGGTTTCTCCGGACCGCTGTTGGTCGTCGCATACGGCGGAAAACGGGCCGGCAGTGTGCTGACCGGCCACGTACAGTCGCTCGACCGGCCCGCGCTAGTACGACGGCTGAGCGGGTACGCGCTCGTCGTGACAGGCATCGGACTATTGTTCGAACTCGACAAGGCGTTGCTGGCAGCACTCATCCAGTAA
- a CDS encoding c-type cytochrome encodes MKRKLLILSGVLILAVLAGCSAPTAPDDSDDETSDPIEAPAEWPDRNVLDGDLREGESKDNLEYRNETAGEEIQFSPKEMNESTLPENENERELVIYGREIMENTSEELPEHVGNELSCASCHGGSELGMSQGMVGQDINMIPLVGTHADLPEWTSRRDRMRDSRQRLMGCFDRSMNSQDSEEGTPEYDSREMQAMEAYMQWLSEGVPTKGQPYWSHLNKAEGDERVPVEEINPVRGAELYLENCASCHGDDGQGIEDTATALWGPDSFNDGAGMSRIYTSSAFIREAMPYGAPHTLTDWRDVQDIAGFMNGHDRPEFVGKEDDFPTTGPPEEGVYYERTQEDLGYDMNPMQKKLELAGIPTGTESLSEDDIPDDVDRYDQPLREESLDETDD; translated from the coding sequence ATGAAGCGGAAATTACTCATCCTGTCAGGAGTACTCATACTGGCCGTTCTGGCCGGTTGTTCCGCTCCGACAGCACCCGATGACAGCGACGACGAAACGAGCGATCCGATAGAAGCACCGGCAGAATGGCCGGATCGGAACGTGTTGGACGGCGATCTTCGAGAAGGCGAGTCGAAAGATAACCTCGAGTACCGGAACGAAACGGCCGGCGAAGAGATTCAGTTCAGCCCCAAGGAGATGAACGAGTCGACGCTTCCCGAGAACGAAAACGAGCGAGAACTCGTCATCTACGGGCGCGAGATCATGGAAAACACTTCCGAAGAGCTCCCAGAGCACGTCGGCAACGAACTGTCGTGTGCGAGCTGTCACGGCGGCAGCGAGCTCGGCATGTCGCAGGGAATGGTCGGCCAGGATATCAACATGATTCCGCTCGTCGGAACCCATGCAGACCTGCCCGAGTGGACCAGCCGGCGCGACCGGATGCGCGACAGTCGCCAGCGGTTGATGGGCTGTTTCGACCGGAGTATGAACTCCCAGGACTCCGAGGAAGGTACACCCGAGTACGACAGCAGGGAGATGCAAGCCATGGAGGCGTACATGCAGTGGCTGAGCGAGGGCGTGCCGACGAAAGGTCAGCCGTACTGGTCACACCTGAACAAAGCAGAGGGTGACGAGCGCGTTCCAGTCGAAGAGATCAACCCAGTCCGGGGTGCGGAACTCTACCTCGAGAACTGTGCGTCCTGTCACGGTGACGACGGACAGGGAATCGAGGACACTGCCACAGCACTGTGGGGCCCTGACTCGTTCAACGACGGTGCTGGAATGTCCCGCATCTACACGTCGTCGGCGTTCATCCGCGAGGCCATGCCGTACGGCGCACCGCACACGCTGACTGACTGGCGTGACGTCCAAGACATCGCCGGGTTCATGAACGGCCACGACCGCCCCGAGTTCGTCGGCAAGGAAGACGACTTCCCGACGACGGGTCCACCGGAGGAGGGAGTCTACTACGAACGGACGCAGGAAGACCTCGGATACGATATGAACCCGATGCAGAAGAAACTCGAGTTAGCCGGCATTCCGACGGGAACCGAGTCGCTTAGCGAGGACGACATCCCGGACGACGTCGATCGGTACGACCAGCCGCTCCGGGAAGAGTCGCTCGACGAGACGGACGACTGA
- the ccmA gene encoding heme ABC exporter ATP-binding protein CcmA has product MASITAEGVTKRLGSTVAVRDVSFTVESGEHVGLFGPNGAGKTTLMQMLATLSFPSDGSIRIGGHDVTPDATRVRRNLGVMGHRPMLYGTLTARENLRLHARLRGVSTDRVEEVLEQVNLRTQASTRVETFSHGMTKRLAIARAVLHDPTVLLLDEPYAGLDQRSAADLQRILDQFDDRTVVLATHDLTRGATDCDRALVLVDGTVSRDVRIEDSTTDELETIYRRTTDPATPR; this is encoded by the coding sequence ATGGCATCGATTACCGCTGAGGGAGTCACGAAGCGACTCGGTTCGACGGTCGCCGTCCGCGACGTCAGCTTCACCGTCGAATCAGGCGAACACGTCGGACTGTTCGGTCCGAACGGCGCCGGCAAAACGACGCTGATGCAGATGCTAGCCACGCTTTCGTTCCCGAGCGACGGCTCTATTCGGATCGGTGGACACGACGTAACACCCGATGCGACGCGCGTCCGACGAAATCTCGGTGTCATGGGCCACCGACCGATGCTGTACGGCACCCTCACTGCCCGTGAAAACCTCCGTCTCCACGCGCGCCTCCGAGGCGTCAGTACCGACCGCGTCGAGGAAGTCCTCGAGCAAGTCAATCTCCGGACGCAAGCGTCGACGCGCGTCGAAACGTTCTCCCACGGGATGACAAAGCGACTCGCCATCGCTCGCGCAGTGTTACACGATCCGACAGTGTTGTTGCTCGACGAACCCTATGCCGGGCTAGATCAGCGCTCGGCTGCGGATCTGCAACGGATTCTCGACCAGTTCGACGACCGAACGGTCGTGCTCGCGACCCACGACTTAACACGGGGCGCTACCGACTGTGATCGCGCTCTCGTGCTCGTCGACGGCACCGTTTCGCGTGACGTTCGAATCGAAGATTCGACGACGGACGAACTCGAGACCATCTACCGGCGCACAACAGACCCGGCTACACCACGATGA
- the gnd gene encoding phosphogluconate dehydrogenase (NAD(+)-dependent, decarboxylating), with product MQLGVIGLGRMGQIVVDRTLEAGHDVVAFDLEPEAVATAADAGAEPADSVDDLVDRLGDDKHIWLMVPAGAAVDATLEELEGHLDEDDVVVDGGNSYFEDSVRRAESCAAAYLDCGTSGGPAGAHLGFSLMVGGPEWAYDELSPVFDAVATGPDGHERMGPAGSGHYVKMVHNGVEYALMQAYGEGFELLHEGRYDLDLESVASVWNNGAVIRSWLLELCEEAFREEGTDLGDVADRIEGGSTGTWTVQEGLKQEVPLPLIYTALGERFGSRAHDGRFSRRLANRLRYGFGRHDVPRRE from the coding sequence ATGCAACTGGGCGTAATCGGACTCGGACGTATGGGACAGATCGTCGTCGACCGCACTCTCGAGGCAGGCCACGACGTCGTCGCCTTCGACCTCGAGCCGGAGGCCGTCGCGACGGCTGCCGACGCAGGCGCGGAACCAGCCGACTCGGTCGACGACCTCGTGGACCGACTCGGCGACGACAAACACATCTGGCTGATGGTCCCGGCGGGCGCAGCCGTCGACGCGACGCTCGAGGAACTCGAGGGCCACCTCGACGAGGACGACGTGGTCGTCGACGGCGGCAACTCCTACTTCGAGGATTCCGTCCGACGAGCCGAGAGCTGTGCAGCGGCGTATCTCGACTGCGGAACCTCGGGTGGGCCCGCGGGCGCACACCTCGGCTTCTCGCTGATGGTCGGCGGCCCCGAGTGGGCCTACGACGAACTCTCCCCCGTCTTCGACGCCGTCGCAACCGGACCCGATGGCCACGAGCGCATGGGGCCTGCGGGCTCGGGCCACTACGTGAAGATGGTCCACAACGGCGTCGAGTACGCGCTGATGCAGGCCTACGGCGAAGGGTTCGAACTGCTCCACGAGGGTCGCTACGACTTAGATCTCGAGTCGGTCGCGTCGGTCTGGAACAACGGCGCGGTGATCCGTTCGTGGCTGCTCGAACTCTGCGAGGAAGCGTTCCGCGAGGAAGGCACTGATCTGGGCGACGTCGCGGATCGTATCGAAGGCGGCTCGACGGGGACCTGGACCGTTCAGGAAGGCCTCAAGCAGGAAGTCCCGCTGCCGCTGATCTACACCGCACTCGGCGAACGCTTCGGCTCTCGAGCCCACGACGGTCGCTTCTCGCGCCGGCTGGCGAACCGACTGCGGTACGGCTTCGGCCGTCACGACGTCCCGCGTCGAGAGTAA
- the ccsA gene encoding cytochrome c biogenesis protein CcsA, with the protein MIGPALIAGSMLTGLVATVLLFRGYLRRDNDYVSVITPLIGVTAGLLVVALGYLTYQFVVTDYTNAYVWNNTANYIPLLYRITGVYAGNEGSVLLWAALAAVVAFWSAARRGIASSDAKLVQGLTVGIVTYFAAMLFFDSPFTSITEEFPEMGEGVAPLDGTGLNPLLIDPYMAIHPPVMFIAYALLTMPFAIAVAHFISTIRGNGGLFSDWIGSITRWLRVSWLFLTAAIVLGSLWSYRVLGWGGIWAWDPVETAVLIPWIFLTATLHAVMNYRSRSTYATLAPAMTATTFALVIYATAIVRSGVFRSVHSFADDGIGLALLVLLAATTILGVCLPLGYWLLREPAESADDSQPWLTRANLLHLAVLGIGLLGFVSVWGLSFPVLNSYITGMEVEVTGNYYNLWSYPIVLAMLLLLGFYMDYDVEGRRRALLSLGVFTTATVLAALVAPTDSWLLATSDTNDALFYQLIGSVSALSLLPPAAYVCLTVINRALEYVPGSPSRNYQFKQVGVAMVHIGFVILVVSVAFSYLFTAQSSVIVADAEQEAALDDSGVHDVPDSAYAVEVSDYREYQRPEDPDVRNVAFSVDEVTARGDSIHETVQPVYGTVTEVNQGPEATIVQLDDSQIWLGVVGDGQADVDVSEGDRVVGVGYVMWDYLPELSQTDAVVVTDPADIGTMTNPPAALDQTRVQGSAVGLTVYEGGERLASGEAGQERYLQQDGMEVRNVFVDRGLAHDTYVIAAVDDGTASLTIRQIPLMNLMRISTGVLLAGMLVIILFDPAYGLVRAWSRRTEQPTTTETPSDD; encoded by the coding sequence ATGATCGGACCTGCGCTCATCGCCGGTTCGATGCTTACCGGACTCGTTGCGACGGTGCTCCTGTTTCGTGGCTATCTTCGCCGAGACAACGACTACGTTTCCGTCATCACACCGTTGATCGGTGTCACTGCTGGTTTGCTGGTCGTCGCACTCGGCTATCTCACGTACCAGTTCGTCGTCACCGATTACACGAACGCGTACGTTTGGAACAACACGGCGAACTACATTCCACTCCTCTATCGTATCACCGGCGTCTACGCGGGTAACGAAGGCTCCGTTCTATTGTGGGCAGCACTGGCCGCCGTCGTCGCCTTCTGGTCGGCTGCCCGCCGCGGAATTGCGTCGTCCGATGCGAAACTCGTGCAGGGACTGACGGTCGGGATTGTCACGTACTTCGCGGCCATGTTGTTCTTCGATAGTCCCTTCACCTCCATTACCGAGGAGTTCCCCGAGATGGGCGAAGGGGTCGCGCCGCTCGATGGGACGGGACTCAATCCGCTTCTGATCGATCCGTACATGGCGATCCATCCTCCGGTGATGTTCATCGCCTACGCCCTTCTGACGATGCCGTTTGCCATCGCCGTTGCCCATTTCATCTCGACGATTCGTGGTAACGGAGGGCTGTTCAGCGACTGGATCGGAAGCATTACGCGCTGGCTCCGCGTCTCGTGGCTCTTTCTCACTGCCGCGATCGTCCTCGGGTCGCTGTGGTCGTATCGAGTCCTCGGCTGGGGTGGGATCTGGGCGTGGGATCCCGTCGAGACTGCCGTGTTGATCCCGTGGATCTTCCTCACTGCGACGTTACACGCCGTGATGAACTACCGGTCACGATCGACGTACGCAACGCTTGCACCGGCGATGACGGCGACGACATTCGCTCTCGTCATCTACGCGACGGCGATCGTCAGAAGTGGCGTCTTCCGCAGCGTTCACTCGTTTGCCGACGACGGTATCGGGTTGGCGCTGCTCGTGTTGCTTGCAGCGACGACGATACTCGGCGTCTGTCTTCCGCTTGGCTACTGGCTCCTGAGAGAGCCAGCCGAGTCAGCCGACGACTCACAGCCATGGCTCACTCGAGCGAATCTGTTACACCTCGCCGTCCTCGGTATCGGACTGCTCGGTTTCGTCTCCGTCTGGGGGCTCTCGTTCCCCGTCCTCAACAGCTACATCACGGGGATGGAAGTCGAAGTGACGGGCAACTACTACAACCTCTGGAGCTATCCAATCGTGCTCGCGATGCTGTTGCTCCTCGGGTTCTACATGGATTACGATGTCGAGGGTCGCCGCCGTGCACTGCTCTCGCTTGGCGTCTTCACGACGGCAACCGTTCTGGCTGCGCTGGTCGCGCCGACCGACTCGTGGCTGCTCGCAACGAGTGACACGAACGATGCGCTATTCTACCAACTCATTGGCAGTGTGAGTGCTCTCTCGCTGCTCCCGCCAGCGGCGTACGTCTGTCTCACGGTCATCAATCGTGCACTCGAGTACGTTCCCGGCTCGCCGAGTCGCAACTATCAATTCAAACAGGTGGGCGTCGCGATGGTTCACATCGGATTCGTGATCCTCGTGGTTTCCGTCGCGTTCTCCTATCTGTTTACCGCGCAGTCGTCGGTGATTGTCGCCGATGCCGAACAGGAGGCAGCACTGGACGACTCCGGCGTCCACGACGTCCCAGACTCCGCTTACGCCGTCGAAGTGTCCGACTATCGTGAGTATCAGCGTCCGGAGGATCCAGACGTTCGAAACGTCGCCTTCTCGGTCGACGAAGTGACTGCTCGAGGTGATTCGATTCACGAGACGGTACAGCCTGTGTACGGAACGGTAACGGAGGTTAATCAGGGGCCGGAGGCGACGATCGTCCAACTCGACGATTCGCAGATCTGGCTCGGCGTCGTCGGCGACGGGCAGGCGGACGTTGACGTTTCCGAGGGCGATCGGGTCGTCGGCGTTGGTTACGTGATGTGGGATTACCTTCCGGAGTTATCACAAACCGATGCGGTCGTCGTCACCGACCCGGCGGACATCGGTACGATGACGAACCCACCTGCTGCGCTCGATCAGACGCGCGTTCAGGGCAGTGCCGTCGGACTCACCGTCTACGAGGGTGGTGAACGGCTCGCCAGCGGCGAAGCCGGCCAGGAGCGCTACCTCCAGCAGGACGGAATGGAGGTCAGAAACGTCTTCGTCGATCGTGGACTGGCCCACGACACGTACGTCATCGCAGCGGTCGACGACGGAACCGCCTCACTGACGATTCGGCAGATTCCACTGATGAATCTCATGCGCATTAGTACCGGCGTATTGCTCGCAGGAATGTTGGTTATCATCCTTTTCGATCCGGCCTACGGGCTCGTTCGCGCATGGTCACGTCGAACCGAACAGCCAACCACCACCGAAACGCCATCCGACGACTAA